Genomic DNA from Hyperolius riggenbachi isolate aHypRig1 chromosome 10, aHypRig1.pri, whole genome shotgun sequence:
TGTGTGTTCGCTGGTGCATGAGGAGGTGCTCTTTCTGCACAAAGGATTTTGTGCATTCTGTACAGGAAAATGGCCGCTCACCTGTGTGGGTTCTCTGGTGTCTGAGGAGGCCTCCTTTCTCAGTGAAGGTTTTCCGACACTCTAGACATGACAATAGACGCTTGGCcatgtgacttctctggtgtaaTACCAGCGTGCCTTTCCGAGCGAAAGATTTTCTGCAATACGGACAAGAAAAAGGATGGTCACCAGAGTGAGTCTGCTGGTGTTGAAGGAGGTGTCCTTCATgcatgaaacatttcccacactttgaACAGGAAAAAGGCTGCTCGCTGGTGTGAGATCTCTGGTGTTTCAGAAGTTCTCCTTTCTTGgtgaaacttttcccacactctgagcacgtGCGATAATGGACTCTCAGGTGTTTAAGGAGTTGTTGCTTttcagtaaaacatttcccacactccaaACATGTAAAGGGTGTCCCAGAtatgtggatttgctggtgtgtaagAAGGTCTCCTTTCTTGACAAAGCTTATTccgcactgtggacaggaaaaCCGATTCTCCTTAGTGTGGACCTTCAAATGATCAGCAAGGCTTCCTCCATCTGGAAAACATCTGGAGCATTCTGAGCATGAAAAGGAGTAAATGTTTTGCCCTCCAACCAATATTGTATCTGTCCTCAAAGATTTCCCACCCTCAGTATTTAAAAACTGTTCCTCATGTGTGTTGGTTGTCTGACGTTTAGCTGGGGAAAGTTCAGAAGTAAATTTCTGATCAATCTCAGACCATGGAAATATTATATCATTCATAAGGGTTGCACTATGTAGCATAGCAGGGGTTCCCTCCAGATTAGAGTTAGTTGATCTGTACAGAGATGGAGGATGAACATCTGGATTAAAAATAAATGATACAGAAGGCTCCTCGCCATTAGAGGGAGTTGTTCTTCTATCTGTACTGTATCCTCCATGATGGGTGCTTTCTGTAATAGGAGAACACTGTGTGACTTTATTATCTTTTGCAATATCATCTGGATACAACATAAGATATCTCTTCAACGGGTTCCCAATAACCTGTCCATCTGCTGGGAGAAACACTTTGTTaatcaaatgtattttttttccaggttttctaagcagGAACATATATGTTGATTGTATCTCCTATTAATGTCCAGTGTATGTAAGCTGCCTGTTCTCATAGATACAGGCACCCAAAACTGGAGTTCTCCTTTCATAGGCACAAtactcgacctgaggaagcggctctcGACGCAAAATGCgttgtcttttttttaaaaaagctaagAAAAGATTATTTTACTCTTATCAAAGGACTACTCATTTAAGGTAGGACTGATTAACTATTCATTATGCTGCTGTTAACAAAAATATTAGCAGTGATGCACACCATATCATTTGTTTGAAATACCCCGAGCGCCTCCTACCTTATTTCGTCTaccttaccccccccctccccccaaccaggGGATCCCAccagttatactgaggaatggagatgggcctttcatatggtgtacagtatctcctcctcatttgttggtgctatgatgttatactgaggaatggagatgggcctttcatatggtgtacagtatcccctcctcatttgttggtactatgatgttatactgaggaatggaggtgggcctctcatatggtgtacagtatctcctcctcatttgttggtactatgatgttatactgaggaatagagatggacctttcatatggtgtacagtatctcctccgcatttgttggtgctatgatgttatactgaggaatggagatggacctttcatatggtgttcagtatctcctcctcatttgttggtactatgatgttatactgaggaatgaagatgggcctttcatatggtgtacagtgtctcctccacatttgttggtgctatgatgttatactgaggaatggagataggcctttcatatggtgtacagtatctcctcctcaagtgttggtgctatgatgttatactgaggaatggagatgggcctttcatatggtgtacagtgtctcctccacatttgttggtgctatgatgttatactgaggaatggagataggcctttcatatggtgtacagtgtctcctccacatttgttggtgctatgatgttatactgaggaatggagataggcctttcatatggtgtacagtatctcctcctcaagtgttggtgctatgatgttatactgaggaatggagatgggcctttcatatggtgtacagtgtctcctccacatttgttggtgctatgatgttatactgaggaatggagataggcctttcatatggtgtacagtgtctcctccacatttgttggtgctatgatgttatactgaggaatggagatgggcctttcatatggtgtacagtatctcctcctcatttgttggtgctatgatgttatactgaggaatggagatgggcctttcatatggtgtacagtatctcctcctcatttgttggtgctatgatgttatactgaggaatggagatgggcctttcatatggtgtacagtatctccccctcatttgttggtactatgatgttatactgaggaatggagatgggcctttcatatggtgtacagtatctcctccttatttgttggtactatgatgttatactgaggaatggagatgggcctttcatatggtgtacagtatctcctcctcatttgttggtactatgatgttaaactgaggaatggagatgggcctttcatatggtgtacagtatctcctcctcatttgttggtgctatgatgttacactgaggaatggagatgggcctttcatatggtgtacagtatctcctcctcatttgttggtactatgatgttatactgaggaatggagataggcctttcatatggtgtacagtatctcctcctcatttgttggtgctatgatgttatactgaggaatggagatggacctttcatatggtgtacagtatctcctcctcatttgttggtgctatgatgttatgctgaggaatggagatgggcctttcatatggtgtacagtatctcctcctcatttgttggtactatgatgttatactgaggaatggagatgggcctttcatatggtgtacagtatctcctcatttgttggtgctatgatgttacactgaggaatggagatgggcctttcatatggtgtacagtatctcctcctcatttgttggtactatgatgttatactgaggaatggagatgtacCTTTCATAtgttgtacagtatctcctcctcatttgttggtactatgatgttatactgaggaatggagatggacctttcatatggtgttcagtatctcctcctcatttgttggtgctatgatgttatactgaagaatggagatgggcctttcatatggtgtacagtatctcctcctcatgtgttggcactatgatgttatattgaGGAATGAAGatagacctttcatatggtgtacagtatctcctcctcatttgttggtactatgatgttatactgaggaatggagatggacctttcatatggtgtacagtatctcctcctcatttgttggtgctatgatgttatactgagtaatggagatggacctctcatatggtgtacagtatctcctcctcatttgttggtactatgatactATACTGAGGCATAGAGATGGACAAAAAATACAACAAGCTTATTATTTAATTCTCAATAGTCACCTGTGCCAGTATCCGGAgaaatttcttcttcttcttcagctgTCCTCAACCTGTCACCCTCCTCTGTAGACAGATGGCTGCCCCTCTCAAACAGGtcttctttttcatttttaaacttcTGTTTCATATTAGCCAATTCTTTACTCTAGTCCCAAAAGTTGATAACATTGAAAACAACAAGTGA
This window encodes:
- the LOC137534884 gene encoding oocyte zinc finger protein XlCOF6-like isoform X5 — encoded protein: MENQPPLSSWDRSSNGNPPERCTGPLYSQDCTQEGLITSHHNQSKELANMKQKFKNEKEDLFERGSHLSTEEGDRLRTAEEEEEISPDTGTADGQVIGNPLKRYLMLYPDDIAKDNKVTQCSPITESTHHGGYSTDRRTTPSNGEEPSVSFIFNPDVHPPSLYRSTNSNLEGTPAMLHSATLMNDIIFPWSEIDQKFTSELSPAKRQTTNTHEEQFLNTEGGKSLRTDTILVGGQNIYSFSCSECSRCFPDGGSLADHLKVHTKENRFSCPQCGISFVKKGDLLTHQQIHISGTPFTCLECGKCFTEKQQLLKHLRVHYRTCSECGKSFTKKGELLKHQRSHTSEQPFSCSKCGKCFMHEGHLLQHQQTHSGDHPFSCPYCRKSFARKGTLVLHQRSHMAKRLLSCLECRKTFTEKGGLLRHQRTHTGERPFSCTECTKSFVQKEHLLMHQRTHTGIRPFSCPDCEKSFTRKGTLVIHQRSHLADCVLSCSECGKCFTEKRDLHKHRQIHAGEQPNTCSDCGKCFKRKSHLLEHQKTHSGERPFPCPDCGKCFSRKGSLVIHQRSHVAECPLSCSECGKYFAKKAGLLKHLRTHTGERPFSCLECGKSFVQKGHLFKHRRTHTGERPFSCSECGKCFMHKAHLLQHLQIHSGERPFSCPDCGKAFARKGTLVIHQKSHLVT
- the LOC137534884 gene encoding oocyte zinc finger protein XlCOF6-like isoform X2 yields the protein MDEDWSHMTERIFNLTLEIICLLTGESFPPKKSGGQVTIMVPPRLSITSKKNPKQKILKVIRMMMELLVGEEEEEDECLGGQKVQEASIAMVEDQKTPPHNQSGSLTVINITVKDEIKDEEEEVEIEKWEILEGHKDTIMENQPPLSSWDRSSNGNPPERCTGPLYSQDCTQEGLITSHHNQSKELANMKQKFKNEKEDLFERGSHLSTEEGDRLRTAEEEEEISPDTGTDGQVIGNPLKRYLMLYPDDIAKDNKVTQCSPITESTHHGGYSTDRRTTPSNGEEPSVSFIFNPDVHPPSLYRSTNSNLEGTPAMLHSATLMNDIIFPWSEIDQKFTSELSPAKRQTTNTHEEQFLNTEGGKSLRTDTILVGGQNIYSFSCSECSRCFPDGGSLADHLKVHTKENRFSCPQCGISFVKKGDLLTHQQIHISGTPFTCLECGKCFTEKQQLLKHLRVHYRTCSECGKSFTKKGELLKHQRSHTSEQPFSCSKCGKCFMHEGHLLQHQQTHSGDHPFSCPYCRKSFARKGTLVLHQRSHMAKRLLSCLECRKTFTEKGGLLRHQRTHTGERPFSCTECTKSFVQKEHLLMHQRTHTGIRPFSCPDCEKSFTRKGTLVIHQRSHLADCVLSCSECGKCFTEKRDLHKHRQIHAGEQPNTCSDCGKCFKRKSHLLEHQKTHSGERPFPCPDCGKCFSRKGSLVIHQRSHVAECPLSCSECGKYFAKKAGLLKHLRTHTGERPFSCLECGKSFVQKGHLFKHRRTHTGERPFSCSECGKCFMHKAHLLQHLQIHSGERPFSCPDCGKAFARKGTLVIHQKSHLVT
- the LOC137534884 gene encoding oocyte zinc finger protein XlCOF6-like isoform X3 — translated: MDEDWSHMTERIFNLTLEIICLLTGESFPPKKSGGQVTIMVPPRLSITSKKNPKQKILKVIRMMMELLEEEEDECLGGQKVQEASIAMVEDQKTPPHNQSGSLTVINITVKDEIKDEEEEVEIEKWEILEGHKDTIMENQPPLSSWDRSSNGNPPERCTGPLYSQDCTQEGLITSHHNQSKELANMKQKFKNEKEDLFERGSHLSTEEGDRLRTAEEEEEISPDTGTADGQVIGNPLKRYLMLYPDDIAKDNKVTQCSPITESTHHGGYSTDRRTTPSNGEEPSVSFIFNPDVHPPSLYRSTNSNLEGTPAMLHSATLMNDIIFPWSEIDQKFTSELSPAKRQTTNTHEEQFLNTEGGKSLRTDTILVGGQNIYSFSCSECSRCFPDGGSLADHLKVHTKENRFSCPQCGISFVKKGDLLTHQQIHISGTPFTCLECGKCFTEKQQLLKHLRVHYRTCSECGKSFTKKGELLKHQRSHTSEQPFSCSKCGKCFMHEGHLLQHQQTHSGDHPFSCPYCRKSFARKGTLVLHQRSHMAKRLLSCLECRKTFTEKGGLLRHQRTHTGERPFSCTECTKSFVQKEHLLMHQRTHTGIRPFSCPDCEKSFTRKGTLVIHQRSHLADCVLSCSECGKCFTEKRDLHKHRQIHAGEQPNTCSDCGKCFKRKSHLLEHQKTHSGERPFPCPDCGKCFSRKGSLVIHQRSHVAECPLSCSECGKYFAKKAGLLKHLRTHTGERPFSCLECGKSFVQKGHLFKHRRTHTGERPFSCSECGKCFMHKAHLLQHLQIHSGERPFSCPDCGKAFARKGTLVIHQKSHLVT
- the LOC137534884 gene encoding oocyte zinc finger protein XlCOF6-like isoform X1 codes for the protein MDEDWSHMTERIFNLTLEIICLLTGESFPPKKSGGQVTIMVPPRLSITSKKNPKQKILKVIRMMMELLVGEEEEEDECLGGQKVQEASIAMVEDQKTPPHNQSGSLTVINITVKDEIKDEEEEVEIEKWEILEGHKDTIMENQPPLSSWDRSSNGNPPERCTGPLYSQDCTQEGLITSHHNQSKELANMKQKFKNEKEDLFERGSHLSTEEGDRLRTAEEEEEISPDTGTADGQVIGNPLKRYLMLYPDDIAKDNKVTQCSPITESTHHGGYSTDRRTTPSNGEEPSVSFIFNPDVHPPSLYRSTNSNLEGTPAMLHSATLMNDIIFPWSEIDQKFTSELSPAKRQTTNTHEEQFLNTEGGKSLRTDTILVGGQNIYSFSCSECSRCFPDGGSLADHLKVHTKENRFSCPQCGISFVKKGDLLTHQQIHISGTPFTCLECGKCFTEKQQLLKHLRVHYRTCSECGKSFTKKGELLKHQRSHTSEQPFSCSKCGKCFMHEGHLLQHQQTHSGDHPFSCPYCRKSFARKGTLVLHQRSHMAKRLLSCLECRKTFTEKGGLLRHQRTHTGERPFSCTECTKSFVQKEHLLMHQRTHTGIRPFSCPDCEKSFTRKGTLVIHQRSHLADCVLSCSECGKCFTEKRDLHKHRQIHAGEQPNTCSDCGKCFKRKSHLLEHQKTHSGERPFPCPDCGKCFSRKGSLVIHQRSHVAECPLSCSECGKYFAKKAGLLKHLRTHTGERPFSCLECGKSFVQKGHLFKHRRTHTGERPFSCSECGKCFMHKAHLLQHLQIHSGERPFSCPDCGKAFARKGTLVIHQKSHLVT